In Hallerella succinigenes, the following are encoded in one genomic region:
- a CDS encoding aspartoacylase: protein MSQIKTIVIAGGTHGNELTGVKLYSKWAADNHYYKHACPSAKIELVHTNIEATQVCRRYVDLDLNRSFANRLLALENPSAYEIRRAKELNDRFGPKGENTKTDLIIDVHNTTSNMGVCLILSTRDPFTMRASAELVHEFPNCFIYYQPEERGESPYFGTIAKADICLEIGAQPHGTLDASLFAETEKIVLRYLEMAEEWNQGILQKKPKKTVDVYTQYKDIDYPRDKFGEIRGMVHPNLQNGDYKEVKSSDPIFISFDGKDIPNEEDKSVWPIFINESAYYEKKLAMSLTLKTTEEW from the coding sequence ATGAGCCAAATTAAGACTATCGTCATCGCCGGCGGAACTCACGGAAACGAACTGACTGGAGTCAAGCTTTACAGTAAATGGGCCGCCGATAACCACTATTACAAGCACGCATGCCCTTCGGCAAAAATTGAACTTGTCCACACGAACATCGAAGCGACTCAAGTTTGTCGCCGCTACGTGGATCTGGACTTGAACCGCAGTTTTGCAAACAGGCTTTTAGCCCTCGAAAATCCGAGCGCCTACGAAATTCGCCGTGCCAAGGAATTGAACGACCGCTTTGGCCCGAAAGGCGAAAATACAAAGACCGACCTCATCATCGATGTCCACAACACGACGTCAAACATGGGCGTCTGCCTGATTCTTTCCACCCGAGATCCGTTCACCATGCGCGCGAGCGCCGAACTCGTCCATGAATTTCCGAACTGCTTTATTTACTACCAGCCGGAAGAACGTGGCGAATCCCCCTATTTTGGAACGATCGCGAAAGCGGACATCTGCTTAGAAATCGGTGCACAGCCGCATGGGACTCTCGATGCAAGCCTCTTCGCTGAAACCGAAAAGATCGTTCTTCGCTACCTGGAAATGGCAGAAGAATGGAACCAGGGGATCTTGCAAAAGAAGCCGAAGAAAACCGTGGACGTCTATACGCAATACAAAGACATCGACTATCCGCGAGACAAGTTCGGCGAAATCCGTGGCATGGTCCATCCGAACCTGCAAAACGGCGATTACAAAGAAGTCAAATCGAGCGACCCGATTTTTATTTCCTTCGATGGAAAAGATATTCCAAACGAAGAAGACAAGAGCGTTTGGCCGATTTTCATCAACGAAAGCGCTTATTACGAAAAGAAGCTCGCCATGAGCCTTACCCTTAAAACCACAGAGGAATGGTAA
- a CDS encoding HAD-IIA family hydrolase — translation MESFEREIYAHYFEVENFQPMPNETKSVSLDFLLENYEAFFFDAFGTFYCQNEYVYPGAVEMYNKVRASGKPMRLVTNAASTSIPLMVESLARMQIPFEASEILSSGDLFAPFAKEKGIHEAFYIGRPNGTHFVEKGGVQISDNPSENTVIVSATGKEEHLFEDALKILRRPGAKMVVLNPDAWAPRIHAPREGVSGCYAHRLYKEAHPETFYFGKPFKALYEKALASLPRKMKTVMIGDTLATDIGGAMHAGIDAALLIGRNQPAAELEDDEKFLKLRPTYYLDKL, via the coding sequence ATGGAATCTTTTGAGCGCGAAATCTACGCCCATTATTTTGAAGTCGAAAATTTTCAACCCATGCCGAACGAAACGAAGTCTGTCAGCCTAGACTTTTTGCTCGAAAATTACGAAGCCTTTTTCTTTGACGCCTTCGGCACCTTCTACTGCCAAAATGAATACGTTTACCCCGGAGCCGTCGAAATGTACAACAAGGTTCGCGCTTCGGGAAAGCCGATGCGCCTCGTGACAAATGCGGCTTCCACATCCATTCCGCTGATGGTCGAAAGCCTTGCCCGCATGCAAATTCCTTTCGAAGCCTCGGAAATTCTTTCTTCGGGCGATCTTTTTGCGCCTTTCGCCAAGGAAAAAGGCATTCACGAAGCCTTTTACATCGGACGCCCCAATGGGACGCATTTCGTGGAAAAAGGCGGGGTCCAAATTTCGGACAATCCTTCCGAGAACACGGTAATCGTTTCGGCGACGGGAAAAGAAGAGCACCTTTTTGAAGACGCGCTGAAGATTCTCCGTCGCCCTGGAGCCAAAATGGTCGTTTTGAATCCGGACGCCTGGGCTCCCCGTATTCACGCGCCGAGAGAAGGCGTTTCGGGCTGTTATGCGCATCGTCTTTACAAGGAAGCCCATCCCGAGACTTTCTACTTCGGAAAGCCCTTCAAAGCCTTGTACGAAAAGGCTCTAGCCTCTCTTCCGCGCAAAATGAAGACCGTGATGATCGGAGATACGCTCGCCACGGATATCGGCGGTGCAATGCATGCTGGAATCGATGCGGCACTCCTCATCGGCAGAAACCAGCCCGCCGCGGAACTCGAAGACGATGAAAAATTCTTGAAACTTCGCCCCACTTATTATCTGGATAAGCTTTAA
- the argF gene encoding ornithine carbamoyltransferase, whose protein sequence is MIEKNRHLLRLADWSEERILETVDIAMRLKKEVHNGQFSDRFHGQTIGMFFEKPSLRTITTFQVGIHQLGGAAVLLAPDSIGLGKRESVHDVATCLSRWVNALVVRCFKQELVEKLAEYGNIPVVNALTDDSHPCQAFAFAQTIKEQVGDFKGNTIAFIGDGNNVANSFLVLCAKLGMNFTLACPKGFEQPTSVIDEMQPFFKQHGTQYRVFNDPKEAVKDADILYSDVWVSMGQEGEKDSKQSHFLPFQINDSLLKLAPAHCKVSHCLPAHRGEEITDSVMDNLKVNLSFEEAENRLHAHKAVLWQLMTPTSELGK, encoded by the coding sequence ATGATCGAAAAAAACCGTCATCTTTTACGTCTCGCCGACTGGAGCGAGGAACGCATCCTCGAAACGGTCGACATTGCTATGCGCCTGAAAAAAGAAGTCCACAATGGACAGTTTTCTGATCGATTCCACGGTCAGACGATTGGCATGTTCTTTGAGAAACCTTCTCTCCGCACGATTACGACTTTCCAGGTCGGCATTCACCAGCTCGGCGGTGCCGCCGTTCTGCTCGCACCGGATTCCATCGGTCTCGGCAAGCGTGAAAGCGTCCATGACGTAGCCACGTGCCTTTCCCGCTGGGTCAATGCTCTCGTCGTTCGCTGCTTCAAACAGGAACTCGTCGAGAAGCTCGCCGAATACGGCAACATTCCGGTCGTAAACGCCTTGACCGACGACTCCCATCCTTGCCAGGCCTTCGCATTCGCCCAGACCATCAAGGAACAGGTCGGCGACTTCAAGGGCAATACGATTGCCTTTATCGGTGACGGCAACAACGTCGCCAACTCCTTCCTCGTTCTTTGCGCAAAGCTCGGCATGAACTTCACGCTCGCTTGCCCGAAGGGTTTTGAACAGCCGACTTCCGTCATCGACGAAATGCAGCCGTTCTTCAAGCAGCACGGCACGCAGTACCGCGTATTCAACGATCCGAAGGAAGCCGTCAAGGACGCAGATATTCTTTACAGCGACGTCTGGGTCTCCATGGGCCAGGAAGGCGAAAAAGACTCGAAGCAGAGCCACTTTCTTCCGTTCCAGATCAACGACTCCCTTCTGAAGCTTGCTCCGGCTCACTGCAAGGTCAGCCACTGCCTCCCGGCTCACCGTGGCGAAGAAATCACGGATTCCGTGATGGATAACCTCAAGGTAAACCTCTCCTTCGAAGAAGCGGAAAACCGGCTGCACGCTCACAAGGCTGTGCTCTGGCAGTTGATGACTCCGACTTCCGAACTCGGCAAGTAA
- a CDS encoding sensor histidine kinase has translation MKNSLRFSLIYVGVLAALFAVYFTSQVFEKEMTEQLKGDLRETAHIVALAYENAESLAPYASDSLRITLIDEPGNVLFESNAETAQMENHKNRPEVVEAFTKGFGEDFRYSVTSNANEFYCAIRLKDGKVLRLSRQQASLHEAFSETMPYLLALLLAIVLAAILLAFGLGRAFVRPVQKLAQNLGQPELMDDEGIYPEIAPLVKTIREQNRELQNTVEQLSNEKLKTVQMRDEFTANASHELKTPLTSISGYAELIESGIAKPEDIKDFAGKIHKEANRLLSIANDIMTLSKLDAPNASLDLKESVNLEKIALNCIEELSLNAKKKKVPVSLKVEEASEIQGNSRLLFEMFYNLIDNAIRYTEEGGNVQVLVRNKTFTVKDTGIGIPEENQPRIFERFYRVDKSRSKATGGTGLGLAIVKHIAEVHGAKIVLHSTVGVGTEIRVEFR, from the coding sequence ATGAAGAACAGTTTAAGATTCAGTCTGATTTATGTCGGAGTGTTGGCTGCTCTGTTTGCGGTGTATTTTACGTCGCAGGTCTTTGAAAAAGAAATGACCGAGCAGCTGAAAGGCGATTTGCGTGAAACGGCGCATATCGTTGCACTGGCTTATGAAAATGCAGAATCTCTCGCACCGTATGCGAGTGACAGTTTGCGCATTACCCTGATCGATGAACCGGGAAACGTGCTTTTTGAAAGCAATGCAGAAACGGCGCAAATGGAAAATCATAAAAATCGCCCTGAAGTCGTGGAAGCGTTTACCAAAGGCTTTGGCGAAGATTTTCGGTATTCGGTAACGTCGAATGCAAATGAATTTTACTGCGCCATTCGGCTGAAGGATGGAAAGGTTTTGCGTTTGAGCCGTCAACAGGCAAGCTTGCACGAAGCCTTTTCCGAGACGATGCCGTATTTGCTCGCTTTGCTTCTGGCGATTGTCCTTGCGGCTATTTTGCTCGCTTTTGGACTTGGGCGCGCCTTTGTGCGGCCGGTGCAGAAGCTCGCTCAAAATTTGGGACAGCCCGAGCTGATGGATGACGAGGGCATTTACCCGGAAATCGCTCCGCTTGTGAAAACGATCCGCGAACAGAACCGTGAACTGCAGAATACCGTGGAACAGCTTTCGAATGAAAAGCTTAAAACGGTACAGATGCGCGATGAATTTACCGCAAACGCATCGCATGAATTGAAAACTCCGCTTACGTCTATTTCGGGATATGCAGAACTCATCGAAAGTGGCATCGCGAAGCCCGAAGACATCAAAGACTTTGCAGGGAAAATTCACAAGGAAGCGAATCGCTTGCTTTCGATTGCAAACGATATCATGACGCTTTCGAAACTGGATGCGCCGAATGCATCCTTGGACTTGAAAGAATCGGTGAACCTTGAAAAGATCGCTTTGAACTGCATCGAGGAGCTTTCCTTGAATGCGAAAAAGAAGAAGGTGCCAGTTTCTTTGAAAGTCGAAGAGGCTTCTGAAATCCAGGGGAATTCCCGTTTACTTTTTGAAATGTTCTATAACCTGATCGATAACGCCATCCGTTATACGGAAGAAGGCGGAAATGTGCAGGTCTTGGTGCGGAACAAAACTTTTACAGTCAAAGATACGGGCATCGGAATTCCCGAAGAAAATCAGCCGCGTATTTTTGAACGCTTTTACCGTGTGGACAAAAGCCGTTCCAAGGCGACAGGCGGCACGGGCTTAGGTCTTGCCATTGTGAAGCATATTGCCGAAGTCCATGGGGCAAAAATCGTTTTGCATTCGACGGTTGGCGTGGGAACTGAAATTCGCGTCGAATTCCGTTAA
- a CDS encoding response regulator transcription factor, with product MIYIVEDDAEVREMESYALKSSGFEVMAFDCGKAMDEQLKMDLPELFILDIMLPGEDGLSILKRLRSQENTRNIPVIMLTAKGTELDKVKGLDLGADDYMAKPFGILELISRVRAVLRRFGKGRAEDAVQVSLGDVSIDDKRHAVTVGGNPVELTFKEYELLKLLIGNPGIVFSRQQILEKIWGIDFDMDTRTVDMHVKTLRQKLGEQAFLIQTVRNVGYKAE from the coding sequence ATGATTTATATCGTAGAAGATGATGCGGAAGTGCGTGAAATGGAAAGCTACGCTTTAAAAAGCAGTGGCTTTGAAGTCATGGCTTTTGACTGCGGAAAGGCGATGGACGAACAGTTAAAAATGGATCTTCCAGAGCTGTTTATTTTGGACATCATGTTGCCAGGAGAAGATGGCTTGAGCATTCTCAAGCGACTCCGCAGTCAAGAAAATACGCGGAATATTCCAGTCATTATGTTGACCGCCAAAGGAACGGAACTCGACAAGGTCAAGGGCTTGGACCTCGGCGCAGACGATTACATGGCAAAACCTTTTGGAATCCTTGAATTGATTTCCCGCGTGAGAGCGGTTCTGCGCCGTTTTGGAAAGGGGCGTGCGGAAGATGCTGTGCAGGTCTCTTTGGGAGACGTGAGTATTGACGACAAACGCCATGCGGTGACGGTAGGCGGAAATCCGGTGGAACTCACGTTCAAAGAATATGAACTCTTAAAGCTCCTGATTGGAAATCCCGGAATTGTTTTTTCGAGACAGCAGATTCTTGAAAAAATCTGGGGGATTGATTTTGATATGGACACGCGTACCGTAGACATGCATGTGAAAACGCTTCGACAGAAACTCGGCGAACAGGCTTTTTTGATCCAGACAGTTCGAAACGTGGGGTATAAAGCAGAATGA
- a CDS encoding inorganic phosphate transporter, producing MMTFYVILVAMLLTLALFDLFVGVSNDAVNFLSSAVGCKAFRFKTLMVFAAIGVFCGATFSSGMMDIARHGIYMPQYYTFAELMCVFAAVMFTDVILLDIFNTLGMPTSTTVSMVFELLGASVAIACIKIIGDDTLELGNLINTTKAFTVIMGIFLSVAIAFVVGLAVQYVTRLVFSFGYRKNLRYFVGIFGSISLTSIFYFILVKGLKNMSFVGDGYRAFMAENERALLVFMFVGFFLLCHLLHAIKVNVLKLIIAFGTFSLALAFAGNDLVNFVGVPLTSLSSLQHLLEDSGTPANYNMAFLLKSEPGQWYLLMIAGVTMVISLVFSKKAKKVVQTSVSLASQTSSDEIFGTNPVARALVRGSNGVAKFISARIPESLSSKIEERFNTKEMILEEDGAAFDLLRACVNLMLASSLIALGTSLKLPLSTTYVTFMVAMGTSLADRAWNRETAVYRITGVLSVIGGWFLTAFAAFASASLVASVLYFGGLPVIFALFAVVIFILVRSNLKYRENKKDKTAERFEKILAASPETKVYPLIQDYSRGEWSEVLRWSADCYEKIIVGFLREDLSKLRSVHKQIKILKKHIERNRRHGSLCTERLAQEDMVVKNFFLYQANDFMGDALFCLQQISSSCKMHVDNAFCVIEGNDKRKFLLRSAIRVKALVEETADMVESMQFELYDAVRDKLRAEGSKFFAERKSEMMRKSSENIRSEILYLTILYESWALIDAVCSVAKASKKFLTVKPQTSAANV from the coding sequence ATGATGACTTTTTACGTAATTCTTGTAGCCATGCTTTTAACTTTAGCCCTTTTTGATCTTTTTGTGGGCGTGAGCAATGATGCGGTCAATTTCTTGAGTTCGGCTGTCGGTTGTAAAGCGTTCCGATTCAAAACGTTGATGGTTTTTGCAGCGATTGGCGTTTTTTGCGGAGCGACGTTCAGCAGCGGAATGATGGATATCGCAAGGCATGGTATTTACATGCCGCAGTATTACACCTTTGCGGAACTGATGTGCGTTTTTGCTGCGGTGATGTTTACCGATGTGATTTTGCTCGATATTTTCAATACGCTGGGGATGCCGACCTCGACAACGGTTTCGATGGTCTTTGAACTGTTGGGCGCCTCGGTGGCGATTGCCTGCATAAAAATTATCGGCGATGATACTTTGGAACTGGGGAATTTGATCAATACGACGAAAGCGTTCACCGTGATCATGGGCATTTTCCTTTCTGTGGCGATCGCTTTTGTGGTGGGGCTTGCGGTGCAGTATGTGACGCGCCTTGTATTTTCGTTCGGGTATCGCAAGAATCTGCGGTATTTCGTCGGTATTTTTGGAAGTATTTCCCTGACCTCGATCTTTTACTTTATCCTTGTGAAGGGCTTGAAGAACATGAGCTTTGTGGGTGATGGCTACAGGGCTTTTATGGCGGAAAACGAAAGAGCTTTGCTTGTTTTCATGTTTGTTGGATTCTTTCTGCTTTGCCATCTTTTGCATGCGATCAAAGTCAATGTGCTGAAGTTGATCATTGCGTTTGGCACTTTCTCGCTGGCTCTCGCCTTTGCGGGAAACGACCTGGTGAACTTTGTGGGCGTTCCGCTGACGAGCCTTTCTTCGTTGCAGCATTTGCTTGAAGATTCGGGAACGCCGGCGAATTACAATATGGCGTTCTTGCTCAAGTCGGAACCTGGGCAGTGGTACTTGTTGATGATTGCCGGAGTTACCATGGTGATTTCGCTCGTTTTTTCGAAAAAGGCAAAGAAGGTGGTGCAGACTTCGGTATCGCTCGCTTCGCAGACTTCTTCCGATGAAATCTTTGGAACGAATCCGGTGGCGAGAGCTCTGGTCCGTGGCTCGAACGGCGTTGCAAAGTTCATTTCGGCTCGAATTCCGGAAAGCCTTTCTTCTAAAATTGAAGAGCGCTTCAATACGAAGGAAATGATCTTGGAAGAGGATGGGGCGGCCTTTGATTTGCTGCGCGCCTGTGTGAACTTGATGCTTGCCAGTTCCTTGATTGCGCTTGGCACATCGTTAAAACTTCCCCTTTCGACAACCTATGTTACCTTCATGGTGGCGATGGGTACAAGCCTTGCAGATAGAGCCTGGAATCGTGAAACGGCGGTCTATCGCATTACGGGAGTGCTTTCGGTGATCGGTGGCTGGTTCTTGACCGCGTTTGCCGCTTTTGCAAGTGCTTCGCTGGTTGCTTCTGTGCTTTACTTTGGCGGCCTTCCGGTGATTTTTGCACTCTTTGCCGTGGTGATTTTTATTCTGGTGCGCTCAAATCTCAAGTATCGTGAAAATAAAAAGGATAAAACGGCGGAACGCTTTGAAAAGATTCTAGCGGCAAGTCCCGAAACCAAGGTTTACCCGTTAATTCAGGATTACAGCCGTGGCGAATGGAGTGAAGTCCTTCGTTGGAGTGCGGACTGCTACGAAAAAATCATTGTCGGTTTTTTGCGGGAAGACTTAAGCAAACTCCGCTCGGTACACAAACAAATTAAGATTTTGAAAAAGCACATCGAACGGAACCGTCGCCATGGTTCGCTCTGCACGGAACGCCTTGCTCAAGAAGACATGGTTGTGAAAAACTTCTTCCTTTACCAGGCAAATGATTTCATGGGAGACGCTCTCTTCTGCTTACAGCAAATCTCTTCGTCTTGCAAAATGCACGTAGACAATGCGTTCTGCGTCATTGAAGGGAACGATAAGCGGAAATTTTTACTGCGTTCGGCAATAAGGGTAAAGGCCCTTGTCGAAGAAACCGCCGACATGGTAGAATCGATGCAGTTTGAACTTTACGACGCCGTGCGAGACAAGCTCCGTGCGGAAGGTTCGAAATTTTTTGCAGAGCGTAAATCCGAAATGATGCGGAAAAGCTCCGAGAACATTCGTTCCGAAATACTTTATTTAACTATTCTTTATGAGTCTTGGGCTTTGATCGATGCAGTCTGCTCCGTTGCCAAAGCCAGCAAAAAATTTTTAACGGTGAAACCTCAAACCTCAGCGGCAAACGTATGA
- a CDS encoding glycosyl hydrolase family 28-related protein: MSRFFVLFLCFSCSVLFAQVRFPHGSGVVDITKAPYNAKNDGKTDITDILQQALDDHPNGNYIIYLPHGNYLISKQISWPQAEKEKESYRRTILQGESMGGTIITMQNEAYGFDNPDAPRAMFYTGMGDYSHERNAIRDVTMHTGKRNPGLIGIRFNASYQGNITNVKIISDDGKGVAGIDMNYTDNIGPLYIKNVEIRGFDVGILTGFPMSGMTLEHISLQNQKKYGIENHDQVLTIRNLRSRNSVPAIANFGENALLTMIGGALEYNGKKKPNIPAIYNEGYLFARDIATSRYAQAIEERGPASGEGLKGPEIIEYSSDIPTNLCHSPQYSFKLSVAETLIPMEQDADQWVGIQGDYGATAGTGSDDSKSIQQAIDDGAETIYFTPGGRYTINRDIHIRNRVRRLIGTEATIDGTGKFIIENSAFKEITFERFAEFGAGIVHKAPQTLILKNMKVKEYESAPKGAGDLYMEDIAINRLVINLQHVWARSLYMDNDIKTKIVNNGGTLWVLGLTAANGNTVLHNRDHGEAELLGVHVISNRKAKLYPMFVNDSASLSVEGLRESLMHGNAFPKIAEETRNGKTKILESKNLLKNPSGGTMMTLFVGYVPKVGSNEAPEVESAEDMILLQSDKAKLSGKVYDDGRGSKGYCIDPVVWKKLSGPGKVVFSDEKDYETDVTFSYSGRYNITFTANDGELKATDTTHIYVFDLRTTTKDHSGNGVASGRGMDTWISEFDGYMTHADDSLLQIGYSKEGASAKIYLKFDVSAIPGPISDAALQLSVPEDPRYKNKKQPVLWNVFGLLEEPGKDFGDGIAPADWQETEITWYTAPANQDGPGGAYVPKKSRGGGIDPRYTTFLGTIKPNPNAAFGTFLKSAALTDFMKRKHKSKLFTFILSAVAPSDSSYYVYSRDAGKDVAPALYISYFDSNRTVSGARTESAIQLSKVNINIVSLDCNFDLTIGEPQYVKIEIFNESGKFIQQLCGRELESEKKYTFKFKARDFPTGKYTLKVSGESFSKEEKFYILN; the protein is encoded by the coding sequence GTGAGTCGATTTTTTGTTCTGTTTTTGTGTTTTTCTTGTTCCGTGCTCTTTGCCCAGGTCCGTTTTCCCCATGGATCTGGTGTCGTAGACATTACTAAAGCTCCCTATAACGCCAAAAATGACGGTAAAACAGATATTACCGATATTTTGCAGCAGGCTTTGGACGACCATCCGAACGGAAACTACATCATTTACCTTCCCCACGGTAATTACCTTATTTCTAAACAAATCAGCTGGCCGCAGGCGGAAAAGGAAAAAGAATCCTATCGCAGAACGATCCTTCAAGGCGAAAGCATGGGCGGAACGATTATCACCATGCAAAACGAAGCCTATGGATTCGATAATCCAGACGCTCCCCGAGCCATGTTCTACACCGGCATGGGCGACTATTCACATGAACGAAACGCCATCCGTGACGTTACCATGCACACGGGTAAGCGCAATCCGGGTCTCATCGGCATTCGTTTTAACGCAAGCTACCAGGGAAACATTACCAATGTGAAAATCATTTCCGATGACGGCAAAGGCGTAGCCGGTATCGACATGAATTATACAGACAACATCGGTCCGCTGTACATCAAGAATGTGGAAATCCGCGGTTTTGACGTCGGTATTCTCACAGGTTTCCCCATGTCGGGCATGACGCTTGAACACATTTCTCTTCAAAACCAAAAGAAATACGGTATCGAAAATCACGACCAGGTTTTGACTATCCGCAACCTGAGAAGCCGCAACTCCGTTCCTGCCATTGCGAACTTTGGCGAAAACGCACTGCTCACAATGATAGGCGGCGCCCTAGAATACAACGGCAAAAAGAAGCCGAATATTCCGGCGATTTACAACGAAGGGTATCTCTTTGCCCGAGACATTGCTACGAGCCGCTACGCCCAGGCGATTGAAGAACGCGGCCCTGCAAGCGGTGAAGGCCTCAAAGGCCCGGAAATCATTGAATACTCTTCCGATATTCCGACCAACCTTTGTCATTCTCCGCAATATTCCTTTAAGCTTTCCGTCGCCGAAACCCTGATTCCGATGGAACAGGATGCAGACCAGTGGGTCGGCATTCAGGGCGATTACGGCGCAACCGCCGGAACGGGTAGCGACGATTCCAAGTCCATTCAGCAGGCGATCGACGACGGTGCAGAAACCATTTACTTCACCCCGGGCGGCCGTTACACCATCAACCGAGATATCCATATTCGCAACCGCGTCCGCCGTTTGATTGGTACCGAAGCAACCATCGACGGAACCGGCAAATTCATCATCGAAAACAGCGCATTTAAAGAAATCACTTTCGAACGTTTTGCCGAATTCGGCGCAGGTATTGTCCACAAGGCTCCGCAGACCTTGATCTTAAAGAATATGAAAGTCAAGGAATACGAAAGCGCCCCGAAAGGCGCGGGCGACCTTTACATGGAAGACATCGCCATCAACCGACTCGTAATCAACCTGCAACATGTCTGGGCTCGCAGCCTTTACATGGATAACGACATCAAAACAAAGATTGTGAACAACGGCGGCACCCTTTGGGTACTCGGCCTCACCGCCGCAAACGGCAATACGGTGCTGCACAACCGCGACCACGGCGAAGCGGAACTTCTCGGCGTCCATGTGATTTCAAACCGCAAAGCAAAGCTTTACCCGATGTTTGTCAATGATAGCGCAAGCCTCTCCGTGGAAGGGCTCCGCGAATCCTTGATGCACGGGAACGCCTTCCCGAAAATCGCCGAAGAAACCCGCAACGGCAAAACCAAGATTCTCGAATCCAAGAACCTCTTAAAGAATCCGTCCGGCGGTACCATGATGACGCTCTTCGTCGGCTATGTTCCCAAAGTAGGCTCGAACGAAGCTCCGGAAGTCGAAAGTGCAGAAGACATGATTCTTTTGCAGTCCGACAAGGCAAAGCTTTCTGGCAAAGTCTATGACGATGGCCGCGGAAGCAAAGGTTACTGCATCGATCCGGTCGTTTGGAAAAAGCTTTCCGGTCCGGGCAAGGTCGTTTTCTCGGACGAAAAGGATTACGAAACCGATGTCACATTCTCTTACAGCGGGCGTTATAACATCACCTTTACCGCAAATGACGGCGAGCTAAAAGCCACCGACACAACGCACATCTACGTCTTTGACCTGCGCACGACCACCAAGGACCACAGCGGAAACGGCGTAGCATCGGGGCGCGGCATGGATACCTGGATTTCGGAATTCGACGGCTACATGACTCACGCAGACGATTCGCTTTTGCAAATCGGTTACAGCAAGGAGGGTGCAAGCGCAAAGATCTACCTCAAGTTCGATGTTTCCGCCATTCCGGGCCCGATTTCCGATGCGGCCCTGCAGCTCTCTGTTCCAGAGGATCCGCGCTACAAAAACAAGAAGCAACCGGTTCTTTGGAACGTCTTCGGTCTTTTGGAAGAACCGGGCAAGGATTTCGGTGACGGCATCGCTCCTGCAGACTGGCAAGAAACCGAAATTACCTGGTACACGGCTCCTGCAAACCAAGACGGTCCGGGTGGCGCATACGTTCCCAAAAAGAGCCGTGGTGGTGGAATCGATCCGCGTTACACGACCTTCCTCGGTACGATTAAACCCAATCCGAATGCCGCTTTCGGCACCTTCCTCAAGAGTGCAGCCCTCACGGACTTCATGAAACGCAAGCACAAATCAAAGCTCTTCACGTTCATTCTTTCGGCTGTCGCTCCAAGCGATTCAAGCTATTACGTTTACTCGCGCGATGCGGGCAAAGATGTCGCCCCGGCGCTTTACATCAGCTATTTCGATTCGAACCGAACCGTCAGCGGTGCGCGGACCGAAAGCGCGATCCAGCTGTCGAAGGTGAACATCAACATCGTTTCACTCGACTGCAACTTTGATTTGACCATCGGCGAACCGCAGTATGTGAAAATCGAAATTTTTAACGAATCGGGAAAGTTCATTCAGCAACTGTGCGGACGTGAACTCGAAAGCGAAAAGAAGTACACGTTCAAATTCAAGGCACGAGACTTCCCCACGGGAAAATACACTCTCAAGGTTTCTGGCGAATCCTTCTCCAAGGAAGAAAAGTTCTATATCTTGAACTAG
- the rpsD gene encoding 30S ribosomal protein S4, with amino-acid sequence MSSYRGPKAKVARSLGLATTQKTQKVLDRRNFGPGQHGQDRKKSASVYKQQLVEKQRLRFTYNISEAQMAKTYAEANRREGSAGDNLMVLLETRLDALVFRMGFARTIFAARQYVAHGHFSVNGVRSFSPSRLVKVGDVIAVRERSKNHVQIKEALENAPALPEYVTVDKDKMEGKLVATPLRAQIPVQLQEQLVVEYYSR; translated from the coding sequence ATGTCCTCTTATCGTGGACCCAAAGCTAAGGTCGCCCGCTCTCTCGGGCTCGCAACCACCCAAAAGACCCAAAAGGTTCTGGACCGTCGCAATTTCGGACCTGGCCAGCACGGTCAAGATCGTAAGAAGTCCGCTTCCGTTTACAAGCAACAGCTTGTTGAAAAGCAGCGCCTTCGCTTTACATACAACATTTCCGAAGCACAGATGGCTAAGACTTATGCCGAAGCCAACCGTCGTGAAGGTTCTGCAGGTGATAACCTGATGGTTCTTCTCGAAACCCGTCTTGACGCACTCGTCTTCCGTATGGGTTTTGCTCGTACCATTTTCGCTGCTCGTCAGTATGTCGCTCACGGTCACTTCTCCGTGAACGGTGTTCGTAGCTTCTCCCCGAGCCGTCTCGTTAAGGTCGGCGACGTGATCGCTGTTCGTGAACGTTCCAAGAACCACGTTCAGATCAAGGAAGCTCTCGAAAACGCTCCGGCTCTCCCGGAATACGTGACCGTGGATAAGGACAAGATGGAAGGCAAGCTCGTGGCTACCCCGCTCCGCGCTCAGATTCCGGTCCAGCTCCAGGAACAGCTCGTGGTCGAATACTATTCTCGTTAA